In Tissierellales bacterium, a genomic segment contains:
- the ppdK gene encoding pyruvate, phosphate dikinase, producing the protein MAKYVYSFDEGKKEMKNLLGGKGANLSEMTHIGVPVPPGFTVTTEMCTKYYADGKKIDASVEAEIFENLAKVEEKLGKKFGDVSNPLLLSVRSGARISMPGMMDTVLNLGLNQEAVEGFAKLTNNERLAYDSYRRFIQMFSDVVLEISKSKFEAILDEAKEKHGVESDTDLTAENLKEMIPAYLAVVKEETGKDFPQDPKAQLMEAVEAVFRSWNNPRAIVYRNLNEIPHDIGTAVNVQAMVFGNAGETSGTGVAFTRNPATGDNGIFGEFLMNAQGEDVVAGIRTPLHIEDMKRINEEVYNQFMEIANKLENHYRDMQDLEFTIENGTLYFLQTRTGKRTAAAAVKIAVEMVEEGLITKEEAIMRIEPKQLDQLLHPTFDKEDLAKAEVLTTGLPASPGAASGKVYFTSEDAKNAAEAGEKVILVRAETSPEDIEGMVSAEGILTQRGGMTSHAAVVARGMGTCCVAGCGSAKVDEEKKVMIVGDKEVKEGEFISLNGNTGDVYTGSIKTVTPELSGNFGTLMGWADETRTLKVRTNADTPRDAAQAVEFGAEGIGLCRTEHMFFEEERIFNFRQMIVSDTVEGREKALEKLFPYQKEDFVGIYKAMEDRPVTVRLLDPPLHEFLPHKDEEIQEVADALNLSFDELKAKVEELSEFNPMLGHRGCRLGVTYPEIYAMQVRAIITAAVEVNKGGLNVVPEIMIPLVGHKNELAEMKALAAKEADAIIEAAGVKLDYKIGTMIEIPRAAVTANQVAEEAEFFSFGTNDLTQMTFGFSRDDAGKFISEYKERGIFEKDPFQAIDQVGVGSLMKTAVKLGQETRPDIKLGICGEHGGEPSSIEFCHRIGLNYVSCSPFRVPIARLAAAQAAIINK; encoded by the coding sequence ATGGCTAAGTATGTTTATTCCTTCGACGAAGGAAAAAAAGAAATGAAGAATTTATTGGGAGGTAAAGGTGCAAACCTTTCTGAGATGACTCACATCGGAGTTCCAGTTCCTCCAGGATTTACTGTAACAACAGAAATGTGTACAAAGTACTATGCTGATGGTAAGAAAATTGATGCTTCAGTAGAAGCAGAAATTTTTGAAAATTTAGCAAAAGTAGAAGAAAAGCTTGGAAAGAAATTCGGGGATGTTTCTAATCCATTATTGCTTTCAGTTCGTTCAGGTGCTAGAATTTCTATGCCTGGTATGATGGACACAGTATTAAACTTAGGTTTAAACCAAGAAGCTGTTGAAGGTTTCGCTAAATTGACTAACAACGAAAGATTGGCTTATGATAGCTACAGAAGATTTATCCAAATGTTCTCTGACGTTGTTTTAGAGATTTCAAAATCTAAATTCGAAGCAATTTTAGACGAAGCAAAAGAAAAACATGGCGTAGAGTCAGATACTGACTTAACTGCAGAAAACCTAAAAGAAATGATTCCTGCTTATTTAGCAGTAGTTAAAGAAGAAACTGGCAAGGACTTCCCACAGGATCCTAAAGCACAGTTAATGGAAGCTGTAGAAGCTGTATTTAGATCTTGGAATAACCCAAGAGCTATCGTTTACAGAAACTTAAACGAAATTCCACATGACATTGGAACTGCTGTAAATGTTCAAGCAATGGTATTTGGTAATGCAGGTGAGACATCAGGTACTGGTGTTGCATTTACTAGAAACCCTGCAACTGGAGACAATGGTATTTTTGGTGAGTTCTTAATGAACGCACAGGGAGAAGACGTTGTTGCTGGTATCAGAACTCCACTTCACATCGAAGATATGAAGAGAATAAATGAAGAAGTTTACAACCAATTCATGGAAATTGCAAATAAATTAGAGAACCACTATAGAGATATGCAAGATTTAGAGTTTACTATCGAGAATGGTACACTATACTTCTTACAAACAAGAACTGGTAAGAGAACAGCAGCTGCTGCTGTTAAGATTGCAGTTGAAATGGTTGAAGAAGGTCTAATCACTAAAGAAGAGGCAATCATGCGTATTGAGCCAAAACAATTGGATCAATTACTTCACCCAACATTTGATAAAGAAGATTTAGCTAAGGCAGAAGTATTAACAACTGGTTTACCAGCATCACCAGGTGCTGCATCAGGTAAAGTATACTTCACTTCAGAAGATGCTAAAAACGCAGCTGAAGCTGGCGAAAAAGTTATCTTAGTAAGAGCTGAGACTTCACCAGAAGATATCGAAGGTATGGTAAGTGCTGAAGGTATCTTAACTCAACGTGGTGGTATGACATCTCACGCAGCTGTTGTTGCTCGTGGTATGGGTACTTGCTGTGTTGCTGGTTGTGGTAGCGCAAAAGTTGATGAAGAAAAGAAAGTAATGATCGTTGGAGATAAAGAAGTTAAAGAAGGCGAGTTTATCTCATTAAACGGTAATACTGGTGATGTTTATACTGGTTCTATCAAAACTGTTACTCCAGAATTATCTGGTAACTTTGGAACATTGATGGGATGGGCTGATGAGACTAGAACTCTTAAAGTAAGAACAAATGCTGATACTCCAAGAGATGCTGCTCAAGCAGTTGAGTTTGGTGCAGAAGGTATTGGTTTGTGTAGAACAGAGCATATGTTCTTCGAAGAGGAAAGAATTTTCAACTTCCGTCAAATGATCGTTTCAGATACAGTTGAAGGAAGAGAAAAAGCATTAGAAAAATTATTCCCATACCAAAAAGAAGACTTCGTTGGTATTTATAAAGCAATGGAAGATAGACCTGTTACAGTTCGTCTTTTAGATCCACCATTGCATGAATTCTTACCACACAAAGATGAAGAAATCCAAGAGGTTGCTGATGCATTAAACTTAAGCTTTGATGAATTAAAAGCTAAAGTTGAAGAATTATCAGAGTTCAACCCAATGTTAGGTCATAGAGGTTGTCGTCTAGGTGTTACTTATCCAGAAATCTATGCTATGCAGGTTAGAGCAATTATCACTGCTGCTGTTGAAGTTAACAAAGGTGGATTAAATGTTGTTCCTGAAATCATGATTCCATTGGTAGGACACAAAAACGAATTAGCAGAAATGAAAGCATTAGCTGCTAAAGAAGCTGACGCTATCATCGAAGCTGCTGGCGTTAAGTTAGACTACAAAATCGGTACAATGATTGAGATTCCTAGAGCTGCTGTTACTGCTAATCAAGTTGCAGAAGAAGCAGAGTTCTTCTCATTTGGTACAAATGACTTAACTCAAATGACATTTGGATTCTCTAGAGATGATGCTGGTAAGTTCATTTCTGAATACAAAGAAAGAGGAATATTCGAGAAAGATCCATTCCAAGCTATCGACCAAGTAGGTGTTGGTTCACTTATGAAGACAGCTGTAAAATTGGGTCAAGAGACAAGACCAGATATCAAATTAGGTATTTGTGGAGAGCACGGTGGAGAGCCATCTTCAATCGAATTCTGCCACAGAATCGGTTTGAACTATGTATCTTGTTCACCATTTAGAGTACCAATCGCTAGATTAGCTGCTGCTCAAGCTGCTATCATCAACAAGTAA
- a CDS encoding Nif3-like dinuclear metal center hexameric protein: MKLSNLIDKIEEIAPLKLTESWDNCGLIVGDNECVVSGLLLAMDVTEDVLDYAISNNINTILAHHPMIFKSMKKFDSARKRSFLLKKAMINDLNILAWHTPLDLCDYGTHYALGKIIGLENESIIEPITSESFYKIISFIPKDHVELVAKALTDAGAGRYGDYDSCTFRQSGTGTFRPVDGANPYIGELGKLEFVDEIKLEAIVKETDLKNVVAALKLNHPYEEVAYDVIEVKNLKKVYGHGRAGKIEKTTLITLAERLKKDLKCKNVTYYGDENLGIENVAFCPGGGEDLISKVRNVDVYISSDLRSTKVLDLIDKNIAVIDLGHYYSERPVLDELEKLLNDKIDDFEIKIAPFELDNGSLAKKL, encoded by the coding sequence GTGAAGCTAAGTAATTTAATTGATAAAATTGAGGAAATTGCACCGCTAAAACTTACTGAATCATGGGATAATTGCGGGCTTATAGTAGGAGACAATGAATGTGTAGTTAGTGGACTTTTGTTAGCAATGGATGTAACTGAGGATGTACTAGATTATGCTATATCAAATAATATAAATACTATATTGGCGCATCATCCAATGATATTTAAATCAATGAAGAAATTTGACTCAGCACGAAAAAGATCTTTTTTGTTAAAGAAGGCCATGATAAATGATTTAAATATATTAGCATGGCATACTCCGCTAGATTTATGTGATTATGGTACTCATTATGCGCTTGGGAAAATCATAGGCCTAGAGAATGAATCAATCATAGAACCTATAACAAGTGAATCATTTTACAAAATTATTAGTTTTATACCTAAAGACCATGTTGAGTTAGTGGCAAAAGCATTAACGGATGCTGGAGCAGGGAGATATGGTGATTACGACTCATGTACATTTAGACAATCAGGCACAGGAACGTTTAGACCAGTTGATGGTGCAAATCCATATATTGGTGAGCTTGGAAAGCTGGAGTTTGTAGATGAAATAAAGTTGGAAGCTATTGTGAAAGAGACTGATTTGAAAAATGTAGTAGCTGCATTGAAGTTGAATCACCCATATGAAGAGGTAGCTTATGACGTGATTGAAGTCAAGAATTTAAAAAAAGTTTATGGACATGGACGGGCTGGGAAAATAGAAAAGACTACTCTTATAACATTGGCTGAAAGACTGAAGAAAGACTTGAAATGTAAGAACGTTACTTACTATGGAGATGAAAATTTAGGTATAGAAAATGTTGCTTTTTGTCCCGGTGGTGGTGAAGATTTGATATCTAAAGTACGAAATGTAGATGTATATATAAGCTCTGATCTTAGAAGTACAAAGGTACTTGATTTGATAGATAAAAATATTGCTGTAATTGATTTAGGACATTATTATTCTGAAAGACCGGTGCTTGATGAATTAGAGAAGTTACTGAATGATAAAATAGATGATTTTGAAATTAAAATCGCTCCTTTTGAGTTAGATAATGGCAGTTTGGCAAAAAAGTTATAA
- a CDS encoding class I SAM-dependent methyltransferase, which produces MKLTPRLQAIADLVEQEEMIADIGTDHGYLPIYLIETGKVKSAIAADINEMPLQKAKEISLEYGYEEQMDTRLGSGLEVLRAGEVKTVVIAGMGGVLMTELLAHDLKITNSIDKFIFQPMVASDILRVYLNENGFEIVDEEIAIEGKKFYEIIVAKPNAIGQNFTDKNDAIVGPVLKNKVGEQIDAFYKFKLSKYKNIYQSIKQNSKKDANEELIELENIIMSLEKVMMKREAK; this is translated from the coding sequence ATGAAATTAACACCTAGATTGCAGGCGATTGCGGATCTTGTAGAACAAGAGGAAATGATTGCTGATATTGGAACGGATCACGGATATTTGCCTATCTATCTTATTGAAACAGGCAAGGTAAAATCGGCTATAGCTGCAGATATAAATGAAATGCCTTTGCAGAAAGCCAAAGAAATATCTTTAGAGTATGGATACGAAGAACAAATGGATACGAGACTTGGTTCTGGGCTTGAGGTGCTTCGAGCTGGAGAAGTTAAAACTGTAGTTATTGCTGGAATGGGCGGAGTATTAATGACTGAGTTATTAGCCCATGATTTGAAAATTACAAATAGCATTGATAAATTTATTTTTCAACCAATGGTTGCTAGCGATATACTTAGAGTGTATTTAAATGAAAATGGATTTGAAATTGTTGATGAAGAAATAGCGATAGAAGGTAAAAAGTTTTATGAAATTATTGTTGCAAAGCCTAATGCTATAGGTCAGAATTTCACAGACAAAAATGATGCTATAGTGGGACCTGTATTAAAGAATAAAGTCGGAGAACAAATAGATGCATTTTATAAATTCAAACTTTCTAAGTACAAGAATATATATCAAAGTATAAAACAGAATTCTAAAAAAGATGCAAATGAGGAATTAATTGAACTTGAAAATATAATTATGAGTTTAGAAAAGGTGATGATGAAGCGTGAAGCTAAGTAA
- the rpoD gene encoding RNA polymerase sigma factor RpoD, whose translation MADKKGNIAKVDVEKAIGSLLKKGKEEGSLTYEEIMSSFEKVELDADRIDDIYGIFKSEGIEVIGGESDSEAKESKKTTKSKKKTQEIDVPKGISVDDPVRMYLKEIGKIPLLTAEEEIDLAQRMEAGDEIAKKKLAEANLRLVVSIAKRYVGRGMLFLDLIQEGNMGLIKAVEKFDYRKGYKFSTYATWWIRQAITRSIADQARTIRIPVHMVETINKLIRVKRQLLQDLGREPAPEEIAKEMDLEVEKVREIIKIAQEPVSLETPIGEEEDSHLGDFIPDDDAQSPAEAATFTLLKEQLVDVLDTLTPREQKVLRLRFGLDDGRARTLEEVGKEFDVTRERIRQIEAKALRKLRHPSRSKKLKDFLE comes from the coding sequence ATGGCTGACAAAAAGGGAAATATAGCCAAGGTTGATGTTGAAAAGGCGATTGGAAGTTTATTAAAAAAAGGTAAAGAAGAGGGTTCTTTAACTTATGAAGAGATTATGTCTTCATTTGAAAAAGTCGAGTTAGATGCGGATAGAATAGATGACATCTATGGTATTTTTAAGAGCGAAGGGATAGAAGTTATTGGCGGAGAGTCAGACTCAGAGGCAAAAGAAAGTAAAAAAACTACAAAATCAAAGAAAAAGACTCAAGAAATTGATGTTCCGAAAGGAATAAGTGTAGATGATCCTGTTAGAATGTATCTTAAAGAAATTGGTAAGATACCACTATTGACTGCTGAAGAAGAGATTGATTTAGCGCAGAGAATGGAAGCAGGCGATGAAATAGCTAAGAAAAAATTAGCAGAGGCAAACTTGAGATTGGTAGTTAGTATAGCGAAACGCTATGTTGGACGTGGTATGTTGTTCTTGGATTTGATTCAAGAAGGAAATATGGGTCTAATTAAGGCTGTAGAAAAATTTGACTATAGAAAAGGGTATAAGTTCAGTACTTATGCTACGTGGTGGATTAGACAAGCAATTACTCGTTCAATAGCAGACCAAGCTAGAACTATCAGAATTCCCGTGCACATGGTAGAAACTATCAATAAATTGATTCGTGTTAAGAGACAATTGTTACAGGATTTAGGTAGAGAACCTGCTCCAGAAGAAATTGCCAAAGAGATGGACTTAGAAGTTGAAAAGGTAAGAGAAATTATAAAAATAGCTCAAGAACCTGTATCGTTAGAGACTCCTATTGGTGAGGAAGAGGATAGCCATCTTGGTGATTTTATACCAGATGATGATGCACAGTCACCAGCAGAAGCAGCTACGTTTACATTGCTAAAAGAGCAACTTGTAGATGTACTTGATACACTTACTCCGAGAGAGCAAAAAGTATTGAGATTGAGATTTGGTTTAGATGACGGAAGAGCAAGAACCTTGGAAGAGGTTGGTAAAGAGTTTGATGTTACAAGAGAACGTATTAGACAGATAGAGGCTAAAGCGCTTAGAAAGTTAAGACATCCAAGTCGCAGTAAAAAATTAAAAGATTTTCTGGAATAA
- the dnaG gene encoding DNA primase: MPRVFREEFIEKIKDEIDIVDVIGDCLELKRAGVNYKGVCPFHNEKTPSFVVSPAKQIYHCFGCGAGGDVIKFVEEYKNISFSEAVEFLAERAGLELEVQEIARDPREDAKNRLYELNKSAAIFYRENLRKTEKALRYLQRREIDHKSIQIYGLGYAQDSWTALLDYLKSQGFTIAEMLSVGLIIHSEKRDSYYDRFRNRLMFPILDTRQRVIGFGGRAIDDSQKPKYLNSTDSEVFNKGWNLFSLNLLRKKSRERKLILAEGYMDVIALFQSGIYYAVASLGTALTKEQVQLIKKNAEDVYICYDTDQAGRKATKRAIERLAEREIRPKIIVLDGAKDPDEYIKKFGKESFLARLEKAFSPIEYYDYDLRQEYDISDSNDQIKYLENLFEVLSRQDNKTEVELYLRKIADELKINADVIRNDFYERYKNRAKNVVAKSRNSEKRDFTSNEREQLFQKPMERNTKVLIKKKTNQLPYELLYTVTISKKYYEQLQNEQDVLECFDDELKIIYETIGQAYEQSNPHESLEVIKEQLEFLAQSKKISLNQLKDIDSLHQIIIKLKKYRLNEKKNKLKQLISETSDEKQREKYMIELNDTLEVAREIDQYMKTK; this comes from the coding sequence ATGCCAAGAGTATTTCGAGAAGAATTTATTGAGAAAATAAAAGATGAAATTGACATCGTCGATGTGATTGGCGACTGTTTAGAATTAAAAAGAGCAGGAGTTAACTACAAGGGGGTTTGTCCTTTTCACAATGAAAAAACCCCCTCTTTTGTTGTCTCTCCGGCTAAGCAAATTTATCATTGCTTTGGCTGTGGGGCAGGGGGGGATGTAATTAAGTTTGTTGAGGAGTATAAGAATATTTCGTTTTCTGAAGCTGTGGAGTTTTTGGCGGAAAGAGCTGGACTAGAACTCGAAGTTCAGGAAATAGCTAGAGACCCTAGAGAAGATGCAAAAAATAGGCTTTATGAACTCAATAAATCAGCTGCAATATTCTATCGCGAAAATTTGAGAAAGACAGAGAAAGCGCTTAGATATTTGCAAAGAAGAGAAATTGACCATAAATCTATACAAATTTATGGTTTGGGATATGCTCAGGATAGCTGGACGGCTCTTTTAGATTATCTAAAATCACAAGGATTTACTATAGCAGAGATGTTGTCGGTGGGTTTAATTATTCACAGTGAAAAAAGAGATAGTTATTATGACAGATTTAGAAATAGATTGATGTTTCCAATATTAGATACGAGACAGCGAGTCATAGGTTTTGGAGGTAGAGCTATAGACGATAGTCAAAAACCTAAATATTTGAATTCTACAGATTCGGAAGTATTTAATAAAGGCTGGAACTTGTTTTCGCTTAATTTGCTAAGAAAAAAATCAAGAGAGCGAAAATTGATTTTGGCAGAGGGATATATGGATGTCATAGCACTATTTCAAAGTGGCATTTACTATGCGGTTGCATCACTTGGTACAGCTTTGACCAAAGAGCAGGTTCAACTTATTAAAAAAAATGCAGAGGATGTTTATATCTGCTATGATACGGACCAAGCGGGTAGAAAAGCAACCAAGAGAGCTATAGAACGTTTGGCAGAACGAGAAATTAGACCAAAGATAATTGTGCTAGACGGTGCTAAAGATCCCGACGAATATATTAAAAAATTTGGAAAGGAATCTTTTTTAGCAAGATTAGAAAAGGCATTTTCACCTATAGAGTATTATGATTATGACTTGAGGCAAGAATACGATATAAGTGATAGCAATGATCAAATAAAGTATTTAGAAAATTTGTTTGAGGTATTGTCTAGACAAGATAATAAGACTGAAGTTGAATTGTATCTTAGAAAAATCGCAGATGAGTTGAAGATAAATGCTGATGTGATTAGAAATGATTTTTATGAAAGATACAAAAATAGGGCGAAAAACGTGGTTGCAAAAAGTAGAAATTCTGAAAAACGTGATTTTACATCGAATGAAAGAGAACAATTGTTTCAAAAGCCAATGGAGAGAAACACAAAGGTTTTAATAAAGAAAAAAACAAATCAGCTTCCGTATGAGCTTTTGTATACTGTTACTATTTCAAAGAAGTACTACGAGCAGCTTCAAAATGAACAAGATGTGCTCGAATGTTTTGACGATGAACTTAAAATTATTTATGAGACCATAGGACAAGCTTATGAACAAAGCAATCCTCATGAGTCGTTAGAAGTTATCAAAGAACAATTAGAATTTCTTGCTCAAAGTAAAAAAATATCATTAAATCAGTTAAAGGATATTGACAGTTTGCACCAGATTATTATAAAATTGAAAAAGTATCGTTTAAATGAGAAAAAAAACAAATTGAAACAGCTGATTAGTGAAACGTCAGATGAGAAACAACGCGAAAAATATATGATTGAGCTCAATGATACGTTAGAGGTTGCTAGAGAGATTGATCAGTATATGAAAACGAAGTAG